A genomic stretch from Meriones unguiculatus strain TT.TT164.6M chromosome 15, Bangor_MerUng_6.1, whole genome shotgun sequence includes:
- the Twist2 gene encoding twist-related protein 2 — protein MEEGSSSPVSPVDSLGTSEEELERQPKRFGRKRRYSKKSSEDGSPTPGKRGKKGSPSAQSFEELQSQRILANVRERQRTQSLNEAFAALRKIIPTLPSDKLSKIQTLKLAARYIDFLYQVLQSDEMDNKMTSCSYVAHERLSYAFSVWRMEGAWSMSASH, from the coding sequence ATGGAGGAGGGCTCCAGCTCGCCGGTGTCTCCCGTGGACAGCCTGGGCACCAGCGAGGAGGAGCTGGAGCGGCAGCCCAAGCGCTTCGGCCGGAAGCGGCGCTATAGCAAGAAGTCGAGCGAAGATGGCAGCCCGACCCCGGGCAAGCGCGGCAAGAAGGGCAGCCCGAGCGCGCAGTCGTTCGAGGAGCTGCAGAGCCAGCGCATCCTGGCCAACGTGCGCGAGCGCCAGCGCACCCAGTCGCTCAACGAGGCCTTCGCCGCGCTGCGCAAGATCATCCCCACGCTCCCCTCCGACAAGCTCAGCAAGATCCAGACGCTCAAGCTGGCCGCCAGGTACATAGACTTCCTCTACCAGGTTCTGCAGAGCGACGAGATGGACAATAAGATGACCAGCTGCAGCTACGTGGCTCACGAGCGGCTCAGCTACGCCTTCTCCGTGTGGCGCATGGAGGGCGCGTGGTCCATGTCCGCCTCCCACTAG